From the genome of Streptomyces sp. V1I1, one region includes:
- a CDS encoding excalibur calcium-binding domain-containing protein: protein MVLTVGLVGCGGDTADPKPVAATSSPATTSASPTPSVKAALGLVDDEESVDAGKEIEVKVLDNDSITLKDGTTGRVEVALAAGEFTVAVDTAPAHGAARVDGSAIFYTSTPGYGGEDEFTYRVDVAGQQLTGTAVVRITVAAPTPTPKPAPRPAKPKVSYANCDAVRSAGADPIHEGEPGYGPHLDRDGDGVGCEPSGGGSGGSTGGSGGSGGGSTYYANCAAVRAAGADPIHAGEPGYGRHLDRDGDGVGCE from the coding sequence GTGGTGTTGACCGTGGGGCTCGTGGGGTGTGGGGGCGACACCGCGGATCCCAAACCCGTCGCGGCTACGTCCAGCCCGGCTACGACGTCCGCGTCACCCACGCCTTCCGTCAAGGCGGCCCTCGGTCTCGTCGACGACGAGGAGAGCGTCGACGCCGGGAAGGAGATCGAGGTGAAGGTGCTGGACAACGACAGCATCACACTCAAGGACGGCACGACCGGGAGGGTCGAAGTAGCTCTGGCCGCCGGTGAGTTCACCGTGGCCGTGGACACCGCGCCGGCGCACGGGGCCGCGCGAGTCGACGGATCCGCCATCTTCTATACGTCCACCCCCGGGTACGGGGGCGAGGACGAGTTCACGTACCGCGTGGACGTCGCGGGGCAGCAGTTGACCGGGACCGCCGTCGTGCGGATCACCGTCGCCGCGCCGACGCCGACGCCCAAGCCCGCGCCCAGGCCCGCGAAGCCCAAGGTCTCGTACGCCAATTGCGATGCCGTACGGTCCGCCGGCGCCGATCCCATTCACGAGGGAGAACCCGGCTACGGACCGCACCTCGACCGCGACGGGGACGGGGTCGGCTGCGAGCCCTCCGGCGGAGGCAGTGGCGGAAGCACCGGCGGCTCCGGGGGCAGCGGAGGCGGGAGTACGTACTACGCCAACTGCGCCGCCGTACGCGCGGCCGGCGCCGATCCCATTCACGCCGGGGAGCCCGGATACGGACGGCACCTCGACCGCGACGGCGACGGCGTCGGCTGCGAGTAA